The Balaenoptera acutorostrata chromosome 10, mBalAcu1.1, whole genome shotgun sequence genome has a window encoding:
- the ABTB1 gene encoding ankyrin repeat and BTB/POZ domain-containing protein 1 isoform X1 produces MPVLLWSLPSPGGGFPPFPSAGLFSRPQTHPDPGSDLPCPGTCWSSETWRYYACLCGHEELVLYLLANGARCEANTFDGERCLYGAQSDAIRRALRDYKQVTASYRRRDCYYRFLLRLLEQGIHSDVVFLVPGKSFPAHRCILGARSTYFAHMLDTKWKGKSVVVLRHPLINPVAFGALLQYLYTGCLDVGVEHVGDCERLAKQCQLWDLLGDLEAKCELASKPGTCVKVLTIEPPQADPRLREDLALLADCALPPELRGDLGELPFPCDGFSSCPDVCFRVGGYSFLCHKAFFCGRSDYFRALLDDHFRENEELEASGGLLAITLHDISPDIFTHVLYYIYGDHTELPPELAYDVLRVADMYLLPGLKQLCGRGLAQLLDEDSVVGVWRVAKLFGLARLEDQCTKYMAKVLEKLAGQRDFVEAVREEAAAVTARQETDSIPLVDDIRFHVGSTVQTCSAMEQAERRLRVLEDLLVSIGLDC; encoded by the exons ATGCCTGTCCTGCTCTGGTCTCTGCCCTCACCTGGGGGAggcttccctcctttcccttccgCAGGTCTCTTCTCCAGACCCCAAACCCATCCTGACCCAGGCTCTGACCTCCCCTGCCCAGGTACCTGCTGGAGCAGCGAGACGTGGAG GTACTACGCCTGCCTCTGTGGACATGAAGAGCTGGTGCTCTACCTGCTAGCCAACG GAGCCCGCTGCGAGGCCAACACCTTCGATGGGGAGCGCTGTCTCTACGGGGCACAGAGTGATGCCATCCGCCGGGCCCTGCGTGACTACAAGCAGGTGACGGCCTCCTACCGGCGGCGGGACTGCTACTACCGCTTCCTGCTGCG CCTCCTGGAGCAGGGCATCCACAGCGACGTGGTCTTCTTGGTGCCCGGGAAGTCCTTCCCGGCGCATCGCTGCATCCTGGGGGCTCGCAGCACCTACTTCGCACACATGCTCGACACCAAATGGAAGGGCAAGAGTGTCGTGGTCCTCAGGCACCCTCTG ATCAACCCCGTGGCCTTTGGGGCCCTTCTGCAGTACCTGTACACAG GCTGCCTGGACGTCGGTGTGGAGCACGTTGGTGACTGTGAGCGTCTCGCCAAGCAGTGCCAGCTGTGGGACCTGCTCGGCGACCTGGAGGCCAAGTGTGAGT TGGCTTCCAAGCCAGGCACATGTGTGAAGGTGCTGACCATCGAGCCTCCCCAGGCAGACCCCCGGTTGCGGGAGGACCTGGCCCTGCTGGCCGACTGTGCCCTGCCCCCCGAGCTCCGG GGTGATCTTGGGGAGCTGCCGTTCCCTTGCGACGGCTTCAGCAGCTGTCCTGATGTCTGCTTCCGAGTGGGCGGTTACAGCTTCCTCTGTCACAAG GCCTTCTTCTGTGGCCGCAGTGATTACTTCCGGGCCCTGCTGGATGACCACTTCCGAGAGAACGAGGAGCTGGAGGCCTCAGGCGGCCTCCTGGCCATCACCCTGCACGACATCTCACCCGACATCTTCACCCACGTGCTGTACTACATCTATGGCGACCACACCGAG CTGCCTCCCGAGTTGGCCTATGACGTGCTGCGTGTGGCCGACATGTACCTGTTGCCAGGCCTGAAGCAGCTGTGTGGCCGTGGCCTGGCCCAGCTGCTGGATGAGGACAGCGTGGTGGGCGTGTGGCGCGTGGCCAAGCTGTTTGGCCTGGCGCGCCTGGAGGACCAGTGCACGAAGTACATGGCCAAGGTCCTCGAGAAG CTGGCGGGGCAGCGGGACTTCGTGGAGGCTGTGAGGGAGGAGGCCGCGGCCGTGACAGCCCGGCAGGAGACGGACTCCATCCCGCTGGTGGACGACATCCGCTTCCACGTGGGCAGCACGGTGCAGACGTGCAGCGCCATGGAGCAGGCAGAGCGGCGGCTGCGGGTGCTGGAGGACCTGCTGGTGTCCATCGGCCTGGACTGCTGA
- the ABTB1 gene encoding ankyrin repeat and BTB/POZ domain-containing protein 1 isoform X5 has protein sequence MGSAVSTGHRVMPSAGPCVTTSSLLEQGIHSDVVFLVPGKSFPAHRCILGARSTYFAHMLDTKWKGKSVVVLRHPLINPVAFGALLQYLYTGCLDVGVEHVGDCERLAKQCQLWDLLGDLEAKCELASKPGTCVKVLTIEPPQADPRLREDLALLADCALPPELRGDLGELPFPCDGFSSCPDVCFRVGGYSFLCHKAFFCGRSDYFRALLDDHFRENEELEASGGLLAITLHDISPDIFTHVLYYIYGDHTELPPELAYDVLRVADMYLLPGLKQLCGRGLAQLLDEDSVVGVWRVAKLFGLARLEDQCTKYMAKVLEKLAGQRDFVEAVREEAAAVTARQETDSIPLVDDIRFHVGSTVQTCSAMEQAERRLRVLEDLLVSIGLDC, from the exons ATGGGGAGCGCTGTCTCTACGGGGCACAGAGTGATGCCATCCGCCGGGCCCTGCGTGACTACAAGCAG CCTCCTGGAGCAGGGCATCCACAGCGACGTGGTCTTCTTGGTGCCCGGGAAGTCCTTCCCGGCGCATCGCTGCATCCTGGGGGCTCGCAGCACCTACTTCGCACACATGCTCGACACCAAATGGAAGGGCAAGAGTGTCGTGGTCCTCAGGCACCCTCTG ATCAACCCCGTGGCCTTTGGGGCCCTTCTGCAGTACCTGTACACAG GCTGCCTGGACGTCGGTGTGGAGCACGTTGGTGACTGTGAGCGTCTCGCCAAGCAGTGCCAGCTGTGGGACCTGCTCGGCGACCTGGAGGCCAAGTGTGAGT TGGCTTCCAAGCCAGGCACATGTGTGAAGGTGCTGACCATCGAGCCTCCCCAGGCAGACCCCCGGTTGCGGGAGGACCTGGCCCTGCTGGCCGACTGTGCCCTGCCCCCCGAGCTCCGG GGTGATCTTGGGGAGCTGCCGTTCCCTTGCGACGGCTTCAGCAGCTGTCCTGATGTCTGCTTCCGAGTGGGCGGTTACAGCTTCCTCTGTCACAAG GCCTTCTTCTGTGGCCGCAGTGATTACTTCCGGGCCCTGCTGGATGACCACTTCCGAGAGAACGAGGAGCTGGAGGCCTCAGGCGGCCTCCTGGCCATCACCCTGCACGACATCTCACCCGACATCTTCACCCACGTGCTGTACTACATCTATGGCGACCACACCGAG CTGCCTCCCGAGTTGGCCTATGACGTGCTGCGTGTGGCCGACATGTACCTGTTGCCAGGCCTGAAGCAGCTGTGTGGCCGTGGCCTGGCCCAGCTGCTGGATGAGGACAGCGTGGTGGGCGTGTGGCGCGTGGCCAAGCTGTTTGGCCTGGCGCGCCTGGAGGACCAGTGCACGAAGTACATGGCCAAGGTCCTCGAGAAG CTGGCGGGGCAGCGGGACTTCGTGGAGGCTGTGAGGGAGGAGGCCGCGGCCGTGACAGCCCGGCAGGAGACGGACTCCATCCCGCTGGTGGACGACATCCGCTTCCACGTGGGCAGCACGGTGCAGACGTGCAGCGCCATGGAGCAGGCAGAGCGGCGGCTGCGGGTGCTGGAGGACCTGCTGGTGTCCATCGGCCTGGACTGCTGA
- the ABTB1 gene encoding ankyrin repeat and BTB/POZ domain-containing protein 1 isoform X2 → MPVLLWSLPSPGGGFPPFPSAGLFSRPQTHPDPGSDLPCPGTCWSSETWRYYACLCGHEELVLYLLANGARCEANTFDGERCLYGAQSDAIRRALRDYKQVTASYRRRDCYYRFLLRLLEQGIHSDVVFLVPGKSFPAHRCILGARSTYFAHMLDTKWKGKSVVVLRHPLINPVAFGALLQYLYTGCLDVGVEHVGDCERLAKQCQLWDLLGDLEAKLASKPGTCVKVLTIEPPQADPRLREDLALLADCALPPELRGDLGELPFPCDGFSSCPDVCFRVGGYSFLCHKAFFCGRSDYFRALLDDHFRENEELEASGGLLAITLHDISPDIFTHVLYYIYGDHTELPPELAYDVLRVADMYLLPGLKQLCGRGLAQLLDEDSVVGVWRVAKLFGLARLEDQCTKYMAKVLEKLAGQRDFVEAVREEAAAVTARQETDSIPLVDDIRFHVGSTVQTCSAMEQAERRLRVLEDLLVSIGLDC, encoded by the exons ATGCCTGTCCTGCTCTGGTCTCTGCCCTCACCTGGGGGAggcttccctcctttcccttccgCAGGTCTCTTCTCCAGACCCCAAACCCATCCTGACCCAGGCTCTGACCTCCCCTGCCCAGGTACCTGCTGGAGCAGCGAGACGTGGAG GTACTACGCCTGCCTCTGTGGACATGAAGAGCTGGTGCTCTACCTGCTAGCCAACG GAGCCCGCTGCGAGGCCAACACCTTCGATGGGGAGCGCTGTCTCTACGGGGCACAGAGTGATGCCATCCGCCGGGCCCTGCGTGACTACAAGCAGGTGACGGCCTCCTACCGGCGGCGGGACTGCTACTACCGCTTCCTGCTGCG CCTCCTGGAGCAGGGCATCCACAGCGACGTGGTCTTCTTGGTGCCCGGGAAGTCCTTCCCGGCGCATCGCTGCATCCTGGGGGCTCGCAGCACCTACTTCGCACACATGCTCGACACCAAATGGAAGGGCAAGAGTGTCGTGGTCCTCAGGCACCCTCTG ATCAACCCCGTGGCCTTTGGGGCCCTTCTGCAGTACCTGTACACAG GCTGCCTGGACGTCGGTGTGGAGCACGTTGGTGACTGTGAGCGTCTCGCCAAGCAGTGCCAGCTGTGGGACCTGCTCGGCGACCTGGAGGCCAAGT TGGCTTCCAAGCCAGGCACATGTGTGAAGGTGCTGACCATCGAGCCTCCCCAGGCAGACCCCCGGTTGCGGGAGGACCTGGCCCTGCTGGCCGACTGTGCCCTGCCCCCCGAGCTCCGG GGTGATCTTGGGGAGCTGCCGTTCCCTTGCGACGGCTTCAGCAGCTGTCCTGATGTCTGCTTCCGAGTGGGCGGTTACAGCTTCCTCTGTCACAAG GCCTTCTTCTGTGGCCGCAGTGATTACTTCCGGGCCCTGCTGGATGACCACTTCCGAGAGAACGAGGAGCTGGAGGCCTCAGGCGGCCTCCTGGCCATCACCCTGCACGACATCTCACCCGACATCTTCACCCACGTGCTGTACTACATCTATGGCGACCACACCGAG CTGCCTCCCGAGTTGGCCTATGACGTGCTGCGTGTGGCCGACATGTACCTGTTGCCAGGCCTGAAGCAGCTGTGTGGCCGTGGCCTGGCCCAGCTGCTGGATGAGGACAGCGTGGTGGGCGTGTGGCGCGTGGCCAAGCTGTTTGGCCTGGCGCGCCTGGAGGACCAGTGCACGAAGTACATGGCCAAGGTCCTCGAGAAG CTGGCGGGGCAGCGGGACTTCGTGGAGGCTGTGAGGGAGGAGGCCGCGGCCGTGACAGCCCGGCAGGAGACGGACTCCATCCCGCTGGTGGACGACATCCGCTTCCACGTGGGCAGCACGGTGCAGACGTGCAGCGCCATGGAGCAGGCAGAGCGGCGGCTGCGGGTGCTGGAGGACCTGCTGGTGTCCATCGGCCTGGACTGCTGA
- the ABTB1 gene encoding ankyrin repeat and BTB/POZ domain-containing protein 1 isoform X3: MDTCDLFSSCRKGDVGRVRYLLEQRDVEVNVRDKWDSTPLYYACLCGHEELVLYLLANGARCEANTFDGERCLYGAQSDAIRRALRDYKQVTASYRRRDCYYRFLLRLLEQGIHSDVVFLVPGKSFPAHRCILGARSTYFAHMLDTKWKGKSVVVLRHPLINPVAFGALLQYLYTGCLDVGVEHVGDCERLAKQCQLWDLLGDLEAKCELASKPGTCVKVLTIEPPQADPRLREDLALLADCALPPELRGDLGELPFPCDGFSSCPDVCFRVGGYSFLCHKAFFCGRSDYFRALLDDHFRENEELEASGGLLAITLHDISPDIFTHVLYYIYGDHTELPPELAYDVLRVADMYLLPGLKQLCGRGLAQLLDEDSVVGVWRVAKLFGLARLEDQCTKYMAKVLEKLAGQRDFVEAVREEAAAVTARQETDSIPLVDDIRFHVGSTVQTCSAMEQAERRLRVLEDLLVSIGLDC; the protein is encoded by the exons ATGGATACCTGCGATCTGTTCTCCAGCTGCAGGAAGGGGGACGTGGGCCGAGTGCG GTACCTGCTGGAGCAGCGAGACGTGGAGGTGAATGTGCGGGACAAGTGGGACAGCACCCCCTT GTACTACGCCTGCCTCTGTGGACATGAAGAGCTGGTGCTCTACCTGCTAGCCAACG GAGCCCGCTGCGAGGCCAACACCTTCGATGGGGAGCGCTGTCTCTACGGGGCACAGAGTGATGCCATCCGCCGGGCCCTGCGTGACTACAAGCAGGTGACGGCCTCCTACCGGCGGCGGGACTGCTACTACCGCTTCCTGCTGCG CCTCCTGGAGCAGGGCATCCACAGCGACGTGGTCTTCTTGGTGCCCGGGAAGTCCTTCCCGGCGCATCGCTGCATCCTGGGGGCTCGCAGCACCTACTTCGCACACATGCTCGACACCAAATGGAAGGGCAAGAGTGTCGTGGTCCTCAGGCACCCTCTG ATCAACCCCGTGGCCTTTGGGGCCCTTCTGCAGTACCTGTACACAG GCTGCCTGGACGTCGGTGTGGAGCACGTTGGTGACTGTGAGCGTCTCGCCAAGCAGTGCCAGCTGTGGGACCTGCTCGGCGACCTGGAGGCCAAGTGTGAGT TGGCTTCCAAGCCAGGCACATGTGTGAAGGTGCTGACCATCGAGCCTCCCCAGGCAGACCCCCGGTTGCGGGAGGACCTGGCCCTGCTGGCCGACTGTGCCCTGCCCCCCGAGCTCCGG GGTGATCTTGGGGAGCTGCCGTTCCCTTGCGACGGCTTCAGCAGCTGTCCTGATGTCTGCTTCCGAGTGGGCGGTTACAGCTTCCTCTGTCACAAG GCCTTCTTCTGTGGCCGCAGTGATTACTTCCGGGCCCTGCTGGATGACCACTTCCGAGAGAACGAGGAGCTGGAGGCCTCAGGCGGCCTCCTGGCCATCACCCTGCACGACATCTCACCCGACATCTTCACCCACGTGCTGTACTACATCTATGGCGACCACACCGAG CTGCCTCCCGAGTTGGCCTATGACGTGCTGCGTGTGGCCGACATGTACCTGTTGCCAGGCCTGAAGCAGCTGTGTGGCCGTGGCCTGGCCCAGCTGCTGGATGAGGACAGCGTGGTGGGCGTGTGGCGCGTGGCCAAGCTGTTTGGCCTGGCGCGCCTGGAGGACCAGTGCACGAAGTACATGGCCAAGGTCCTCGAGAAG CTGGCGGGGCAGCGGGACTTCGTGGAGGCTGTGAGGGAGGAGGCCGCGGCCGTGACAGCCCGGCAGGAGACGGACTCCATCCCGCTGGTGGACGACATCCGCTTCCACGTGGGCAGCACGGTGCAGACGTGCAGCGCCATGGAGCAGGCAGAGCGGCGGCTGCGGGTGCTGGAGGACCTGCTGGTGTCCATCGGCCTGGACTGCTGA
- the ABTB1 gene encoding ankyrin repeat and BTB/POZ domain-containing protein 1 isoform X4 — MDTCDLFSSCRKGDVGRVRYLLEQRDVEVNVRDKWDSTPLYYACLCGHEELVLYLLANGARCEANTFDGERCLYGAQSDAIRRALRDYKQVTASYRRRDCYYRFLLRLLEQGIHSDVVFLVPGKSFPAHRCILGARSTYFAHMLDTKWKGKSVVVLRHPLINPVAFGALLQYLYTGCLDVGVEHVGDCERLAKQCQLWDLLGDLEAKLASKPGTCVKVLTIEPPQADPRLREDLALLADCALPPELRGDLGELPFPCDGFSSCPDVCFRVGGYSFLCHKAFFCGRSDYFRALLDDHFRENEELEASGGLLAITLHDISPDIFTHVLYYIYGDHTELPPELAYDVLRVADMYLLPGLKQLCGRGLAQLLDEDSVVGVWRVAKLFGLARLEDQCTKYMAKVLEKLAGQRDFVEAVREEAAAVTARQETDSIPLVDDIRFHVGSTVQTCSAMEQAERRLRVLEDLLVSIGLDC, encoded by the exons ATGGATACCTGCGATCTGTTCTCCAGCTGCAGGAAGGGGGACGTGGGCCGAGTGCG GTACCTGCTGGAGCAGCGAGACGTGGAGGTGAATGTGCGGGACAAGTGGGACAGCACCCCCTT GTACTACGCCTGCCTCTGTGGACATGAAGAGCTGGTGCTCTACCTGCTAGCCAACG GAGCCCGCTGCGAGGCCAACACCTTCGATGGGGAGCGCTGTCTCTACGGGGCACAGAGTGATGCCATCCGCCGGGCCCTGCGTGACTACAAGCAGGTGACGGCCTCCTACCGGCGGCGGGACTGCTACTACCGCTTCCTGCTGCG CCTCCTGGAGCAGGGCATCCACAGCGACGTGGTCTTCTTGGTGCCCGGGAAGTCCTTCCCGGCGCATCGCTGCATCCTGGGGGCTCGCAGCACCTACTTCGCACACATGCTCGACACCAAATGGAAGGGCAAGAGTGTCGTGGTCCTCAGGCACCCTCTG ATCAACCCCGTGGCCTTTGGGGCCCTTCTGCAGTACCTGTACACAG GCTGCCTGGACGTCGGTGTGGAGCACGTTGGTGACTGTGAGCGTCTCGCCAAGCAGTGCCAGCTGTGGGACCTGCTCGGCGACCTGGAGGCCAAGT TGGCTTCCAAGCCAGGCACATGTGTGAAGGTGCTGACCATCGAGCCTCCCCAGGCAGACCCCCGGTTGCGGGAGGACCTGGCCCTGCTGGCCGACTGTGCCCTGCCCCCCGAGCTCCGG GGTGATCTTGGGGAGCTGCCGTTCCCTTGCGACGGCTTCAGCAGCTGTCCTGATGTCTGCTTCCGAGTGGGCGGTTACAGCTTCCTCTGTCACAAG GCCTTCTTCTGTGGCCGCAGTGATTACTTCCGGGCCCTGCTGGATGACCACTTCCGAGAGAACGAGGAGCTGGAGGCCTCAGGCGGCCTCCTGGCCATCACCCTGCACGACATCTCACCCGACATCTTCACCCACGTGCTGTACTACATCTATGGCGACCACACCGAG CTGCCTCCCGAGTTGGCCTATGACGTGCTGCGTGTGGCCGACATGTACCTGTTGCCAGGCCTGAAGCAGCTGTGTGGCCGTGGCCTGGCCCAGCTGCTGGATGAGGACAGCGTGGTGGGCGTGTGGCGCGTGGCCAAGCTGTTTGGCCTGGCGCGCCTGGAGGACCAGTGCACGAAGTACATGGCCAAGGTCCTCGAGAAG CTGGCGGGGCAGCGGGACTTCGTGGAGGCTGTGAGGGAGGAGGCCGCGGCCGTGACAGCCCGGCAGGAGACGGACTCCATCCCGCTGGTGGACGACATCCGCTTCCACGTGGGCAGCACGGTGCAGACGTGCAGCGCCATGGAGCAGGCAGAGCGGCGGCTGCGGGTGCTGGAGGACCTGCTGGTGTCCATCGGCCTGGACTGCTGA